ccaagctgcactgaaggcattggggaaaaagaaggctccaggaattgacggagtatcaattgagaagtTTAAACACACAGATGCAGCGACGGaactgctcactcgtctatgccaggaaatttggaagaccgctacctgcccaaccgactggaagagatccatatttatgcctatacccaagaaaggtgagccaaccaaatgtggaaattatagaacaatatcattaacatcacacgcaagcaaaattttgctgaagatcattcaaaagcggctgcagcagtatatcaacagggaactgccagaaatcaggccggtttcagaagaggatgtggaaccagggatatcattgctaatgtcagatggatcctggctgaaagcagagaataccagaaggatgtttacctgtgttttattgactgtgcaaaggcatttgactctgtggatcataacaaattatagataacattgtaaagaatgggaattccagaacacttaattgtgcccgtgaggaacctttacatagatcaagaggcagtttttcagacagaacaaggggatactgattggttcagagtcaggaaaggtgtgcgtcagggttgtatcctttcaccatacctattcaatctgtatgctgagcaaataatccgagaagctggaccatatgaagaagaaccgggcatcaggactggaggaagactcgttaacaacctgcgttatgcagatgatgcaacctcgcttgctgaaagtgaagaggacttgaagcacttactagtgaagatcagagATCTtcgttatggattacaccttcaacataaagaaaacaaaaatcctcgcagctggaccaataagccacatcatgataaacggagaaaagattgaaagtgttaaggatttcatttcacttggatccacaatcaacacccatggaagcagcagtcaagaaatcaaaagacacattgcattgggcaaatcactacaaaggacctctttgaagtgttgaaaaacaaagatgtcaccttaaagactaagatgcgcctgacccaagccatggtattttcaataacatcgtatgcatgtgaaagctggacaatgaataaggaagactgaagaattgatgcctttgaattgtggcattggcgaagaatattgaatgtaccatggactgccaaaagaacaaacaaatctgtcttggaagaagtacaaccagaatgctccttagaagcaaggatggcaagactgtcttatatactttggacgtgtcaggagggatcagtccctggagaaggacatcatgcttggtaaagtacagggtacagcgtcagtgaaaaagaggaagaccctcaatgagatggctgcaataataggttcaagcataacaatgattgtaagcatggcacaggaccaggcagtattttgttctgtggtacatagggtcactatgagttgaaacttactcgacggcacctaacaacaacagtatttatAGTTATATATGCTAAGAAATTGATCTCTGTAGGGCAGAGCAGGCTGGACATGGGCAGGGACCGAGGttgtggtccctgggtggcaattCCTCCCCCTTCCTCTGGGTTTGTTCTTAGGGCCCTCAGCTGACAGATAgagcccaccaggttggaaggATAGTCTTCTGTACTTAGTCCCCAGGCTGTGGGTGTTAACCGCATCTACAGACTGCCACACCACGGCCAGTGTCAGCTTGAATAACAGTTGAAGCATAACCAACCTTCATGAGTCTTCTCACGGGCTGTGGTATCTGCCCTCACTCTGGGGTCTCTGTGAAGGTGTCCCCTCCCAGGTACCTATGCAGGCCGTGGTATCACCATGTATTGTGTCGGGCCAGCTGTTCAGTTTCCTCCAGGGCATCTGGGTATTGTGTCACACTTAACAGGGTCATTCCTACCCCAAGATCAGAAAATCATCTCGAGTTTTATTTAGCACTTTGCTGGTGTCATGTTCTAGGTGAGACCATCAGTTGGTCTGGGATTTCTTTGGGATATTGGGTGGTGGGGCGGGGTGAGGGAGGGGTGGTCCTTGCCTATCCCCAGCGGCCAGCAGGGGGCGCTGCAGGCCCAGGCCCTGGGTGGGCACCAGGTGGGAACCCCTGAGCACTCTCTTTAGGCACAGCCTCTGGTGCTAATGGGCCTCCGGGCTTCCAGATGCAAATGGTGCCTTGTGAGGCAGAGTGGAAACGGATTCTTCACCCAGGACAGCTGGCCCCGAGCCTGGCTACCCAGGAGCCAGGCAGTGGCCAGCCACCGCTTGGGTCCACTCTCTTCCTTCCGGGTTCCCCCAGACTTGCCCTGAATCTTCCCAGACCCCCTCCTGTGTCCCTCATCCTCCTCCCAGTTCTCCCTGATCCCCTAAACATCCCTTAGGGTCTCCCCAGCCTCCTCCCTGGGTCTCCTCCCACCCCTCTGACCCCCTTCCTGCATGTTCTCTTCTCCCACACACatgccctccctccttcccccccccgcccccacagcaTTCCCTGACAGCCCCGGCATCCTGGGTGAGCTCTGCAATACCCTGTCTCGCCTGGCCGTCCGCAATGAGTTCTGCCAGGAGATCGTGGACCTTGGGGGCCTGGGCATCCTGGTGGGCCTGCTGGCCGATGACACCAACCACCAGGTGGGCACCAAAGACCCCCTCCCTGGGGTTCCTTCTTTTGTTTCCCTCAAACCTGGACTTCAGCCTGGGCTCAGGATGGTTCAGAGGGAGGCCTCACCCCCTTGCtgtcctcagtttccccatctgtaagatGGAGCAGGGACCCCTACCCATCCTTCCCTCATCCACCAGCATTTAtcagcctgctgcagccagaAAGCCCCTTGGGGGTGCCCAGCACATGGTGGTGATGGTCATGCTGCCCCAGCCCAGCTGGTGGCATTACCAAGACTCGGCCTGTGCACAGGCAGAAAGCCAGACTTGAACCAGTTTAAACTGGCCTCAGCAATCAAGGGAAGATGTTTTCCTTATACTCCTGAGGGCGGCCTTCAGTTTCGCTCCATCTCAGCTCTGCTTCCCACTGGACCCAGCTGTGGCCAGGGCCCATGCTCTGATTGGCTGGCTTGAGTCACATGCCCCCAGAGGGGCATAATCCTCATACTCACACTGTCCAGCTGAACAAAAGTAGCTGCACCCTGTCCACCTTCTGGGCCCCTTGCCCTCTGCCAGCTAGGACCCCACCTGTGGCCACACCTGTTCAAACCTGGACTATCTGTGCAGTAGCTGCACAGTGGCTGCCCCAGACCCATCTCGAGACCCCACCCCCCACAGCCCAGAAGCTTCTGAGGGGTCTGCGGCTGACTGCTCTGTCCTCACCACAGGACCTCATGAAGCAGGTGCTGAGCGCCCTGCGGGCCATTGCAGGCAACGATGACGTGAAGGATGCCATCGTCCGCGCCGGTGGGGCCGAGTCCATTGTGGCCACCATGACCCGGCACTTGGCCAATCCCCAGGTGCACACCACAGGGGGTGGGAGCATGGAGTCCCAGTTAGTGTCCGCATCTGCCTAGTACTCCTTCCCACCTCTTCAGGCCAGGGCTAGGGCAAGGACAGTGAGGCACTCGGGGTGGGGAGAGTGAGAGGGGTGTAAAGAGAGCAAGGCAGTTAGGGTAAGGCAGTCAACGTGTCCCTGCATGCACCCGACTCCGAGAGCAAGGGCCCCTGGGTGTCCTGGGGTGACTTCCATACCCAGGAGAGCCTGACTGGGGCAGAACCTTCTTCAGTCCTAATTGCCCGTGGTATCCCTGTCACCTGGCGTCTTCACCGTCATTAGTCTGTTACCAGCTGAGCTGACATCTGGGAGTGGGAGGGGTTTCACTGACCACCCCCCTAGGTCTCAGACACCCTGTGCCCCCCCAGGTATGTGAGCAGAGCTGTGCAGCCCTGTGTGTCCTGGCCCTGCGCAAGCCGGAGAACAGCCGGGTCATCATGGAGGGCGGCGGGGCCCTGGCTGCACTGGAGGCCATGAAAGCGCACCCACAGGAAGCTGGTGTGCAGGTGGATGGGGCAAGGGGCAGGTGTGGGAACAGGTGGGGGAAGGGGCAGCCCTCTTTTCTGCCCTGGGTGCTGTATCTACCCTGCTGCCAGTGATGGTTGGCCTGGTGTCTCCTCTGTTCTCTCTTCCTGGGCCTTACCACTTGTTGGTCCCTTTAGAGGGGTGTAGGAGGGAGGAGATACAGAAGTGGGGGGGTCTGCTGGGGCTTTGGAATGAGTTCCAGATGTGGGGATGCCACTGGCCACACCTCTTGGGAGTCATCCCCCCTACCCACCTGAAACTCAGACTCCTTGCTGGGCTCCTACGCTCCTGCCCCTCTGCCCTCCAGCCAGTACAGGCGCCTCCTCTAGGTCCTTGAATGTTCCTGGCGTCTGCCCACCCTGGCCTTTGTTCTTGCTGCTCCCTCACCCAAGGCCCCCCCGACCAAGATCTCCCCTTGGCTCGTCCACCCCTGACCACCCTGGCCAGGCAGCCCCTTACTTCCCACCCACTGGAGGCAGGCGCCATATCGGGAAGTGTGGCCACACTGCCGCTGTGCCCACACATGGCCAATGTGTGGTGAAAAAACAATGGACCCACACACAGCTACCTTCTTCCATGCCTGTGTTCCCTGGGCTTCTGTCCCAGCTTTGAGCCACCTTTAGGGACCTCGGGCCCCCACTTGCCCATTCTGAGCTGCCAAGAAGGTAAAACGGGAAGATGGGTCAGGCTGGGCGCAGTCGGCTGCAGTCATCATTATAGCTCGCATTAGAAGACTTTCCCAAGGCCAGAGTGAACCCGGGCCTGGCACCCCACGGCTTACACCACTCCCTCCCCTCCCAGAAACAGGCCTGCATGTTGATCCGAAACCTGGTGGCCCGCAGCCAGGCCTTCTCACAGCCCATTCTGGACCTGGGAGCCGAGGCGCTCATCTCGAAGGCCCGTGCTGCCCACCGTGACTGTGAGGACGTGGCCAAGGCCGCCCTGAGGGACCTGGGCTGCCATGTGGAACTGTGTGAGCTCTGGACAGGCCAGAAGGATAACCTGGCACTGTGACCCCCTTGGCCACAGGGACTCGAGGTGAGTCAGGGGCTGCAGCGTACGTGACTGCCCTGCACTTCATGCCACAGCTGGGCCCACCTGCTTCCGTTGTCAGATACATCTGACAACACACCTGGTAAGAAGCACCCAGTCCAGGCTGCCCGTCCCTCTTCCTGGCCCTTTCCTCCTAGAAGGACTTGCAGTGTTGCCAGGAATGCGGGGCCCTGCTGCCTGCCCTGGCCCCATGATGTCTGGTAcccagttagcatctgagtggtCTGTTTGGGTAGTTGGGGTCCTGCCTCTGTCCttgtcctcacctgtaaaatgggtctCAGACACGTACACTGCTGGCCAGTAGGTGGGGCCATGATGTCTGTCCATTGGAGCCCAGGAATAAAGACCATGGATGCAGAGTGGACAGTGCCTATCCCATAGCTCGGCTGGGTAGGGGCTGTGGCCTCAGGAGAATTAGGGGGGAGGGCAGGAGGAATAGACATGTCGGGGGGGGTCATGGGGTCACCAAGGAAAGCTAAGGAGTTTTGAAAGTAGCTTGGGTGTTCGATCTGTGGACAGGGTGGTGGGGATGCAGTGGCAGGATGAGGGGTCTCCAGGTGCTGAGGGCACATTGCTTGGGGGACTCAGAGCACAACATCTGAGCCAACATCATGGTCCCCCTGAGCCTTGGTGGTCCCCATAAAACAGGGATGCAGAGTCCAGTCCGAGGGGTGGAACAGGGCCACAGTGGGTGGCCCCAACTATCCTGGCTGTGCCTGCTGACATCACCAGCCTCCTGGTCACTAAGCCTCCCACACAGCTACCCTGCAGCCCCTACTGGTGCCTGACAGCCAACCACCGGCTAGGTCACAGTCCTTATCCGCCCGGTGGCCTGGGCAGCCTAcaccctccctgagcctcagtttccccatctgtggggTAGACATCATTGTTGCTGCCCCCAGTACCTCCCCCCTGCCCATGTTCTGGGGTCCTGGGCAGCTCATCCCCTGTATGGCCAGGTCTGGTCCAGGACAGTCTTCAGAAGGGGCTCTAGGCACCATGCCTAGAGCCTACCTGGAGGCCCCTCCCTCTCCTGGAGCTCAACTCAATCCTTGACCTCACCTCTGTCCTCTTCCTGGAGGTGCCTGGTTTCCATGGAAATCAGATTACTCAAGTAGCTATGAGGGGGCATGGCCCTGGCTCCACCCCCATGTAGGGATATCTCGCCCCATGGGTGGGGGCCTGCTGGTCAGGGTGCCCTGCCCTTTGGGGACCCACAGCAGCTCCCCTGGCTGATATAAACCGCACCCCACCCCAGTGCCCCACTCCCACTCACTGAGGTTCAGGGCCAGGTGGACCTTACCTGATCCTGGGTCGGCTGCCACTTGTGACTGTGGGGGGTGTCCTTAGGCTGCACTGAGCCTCTTTATGTCTCCTGGGGGTGTGCCAGGCCAATTCCAGGGAGGCCTGAGGGCCGGCTCTATATTATTTTGTCCCTTCTCCACCCTGCAGGTCCCGTCCCAACCCTGCTCTCAAACTGCCCATGGCTCCCATGGCCCTCAGCTTGTGCCTCCCCCTTGTCTTCCCCTTTTTGATCTCCAGCCACCCCACCACAGCTCACCCCACAGCCTGGTTCCCTCTTGCCCTAGGCCCAGACACCTGCTCCCTCCTCGGCCCCCCTAAGCTCCCAGCCCAGTGCCAGGTGTGTCTTCGGAGCCTGACCCCAGCTAAGGTGGCTGTGTGTGTCCTTCCTGTGTGTTTGCCCTTCCCTTTCCCCTGTCCCTGCTGCCGGCCTGTTAGCTCAGTGGGACAGAGCGCATCTGCCCCATGTGCCCAGGCTTCCCAAAGGTATTTTCTGAGTGCACCAGAGTAAATTAACTACCCTGAGGGAGGCGGAGGGACAGCCTTTGCCCAGCCCTCCCCTTGGCTCCTGGCCAGCATGCTCCTGGGGCCTCAAGCTCCTCCAGGGAGGGGAAGCTGGCTTATCAGCCCTTCCCACCTTAGCCTGAGGAATTGGGTATCAGAGGGTGCTGCCTCAACAAGTTTGCATGCACACTGCAGGCAGCATGTGGGGTAAGAACAGCCCGGGTATCCTCTCTGCACTTCAGGCATCACCCCGCTGGAGCCTTGGCCTCCCCTCTGTCCCTGCATGAGGTGCCTGGCTCAGACAGCCTAGGGGGCCTGGTTAGGGATTGCCTGTCGACTTCAGCCACTCCTCTAAGGAGTTCTTGCTGTCGTCGTTGATGACGTCAGTGCTCCCAAGAGGAAAATGGGCGAAGACAGAACATTTAGTCCAGCCAGGCCTCTGCCACTCTGTAGTACTGAACATGCAGCCCCACCTTTGTTAGCTCTGTGAAGCTGATACAAGACTCCCTTGGGCAGCATTGATGAGTAAACCCCCATAGGGGCAGGCTGCTGTCACTTCTCCCTATAGTTGAGGAGAaggggctgtggtgggctggaGCCCAGGCTAGCCTCATTGCAGGTGGCCTGACCTACGTGGGTGGCCAAGCCTCCATGCTGCACCCATTCTGGCCTACAGTGTCCTGTGAGGTGATTCCTGGGTCTCCACACCCTGGCCCAGTGCAGCTCAGGTGCCTGGGGAGGGGAAGGTCATTGCTGCTGCCAAGGGGCACTCCCTGCCACTGCACAGAGGTTGGTCAGTGCCAGCATGCTATTCAGTGGACAGAAGTCAGAGCTCAGTGCACCAGCCTCACAGGCAGAGGTGGTGCCCATACTGGGCTGCTGCCTGACCCTTGCCTTAGTTGGCACTGTCCCTGGGTACCTCAGAGCCCACCAGGAGCTGGCTGTCCCTGTCTTGGGCTGGCAGGTAGGCACTGAGAATGGCCACCTCTGACACAGAGACCTCAGTCACAAGCCTCTTATGGTGGAGTTGGTCTGTGTCCTCATTCTATGAGGTGTACTTTACAgagaggaaaactgaggcccagaagagAGGAAGAG
This DNA window, taken from Elephas maximus indicus isolate mEleMax1 chromosome 3, mEleMax1 primary haplotype, whole genome shotgun sequence, encodes the following:
- the ARMC6 gene encoding armadillo repeat-containing protein 6 isoform X3, which gives rise to MDRRSQNTMFYSLSCVPQALDALREAVACSQPQEVLVPLARFHNQCQEHRPCRFLAAQKGAYPVLLAIWQLAMAGDPALLLQALDTLAVLTDGQPDLLDAQGLQLLVATLAQGTGAANLTCTALRLVRHVCLKHEQNRQALVKAGVLPLLTGAIVQHGRCADVVREACGALRVMTLDDDIRVPFGHAHTHAKMIVQENRGLKVLIKAAEAFPDSPGILGELCNTLSRLAVRNEFCQEIVDLGGLGILVGLLADDTNHQDLMKQVLSALRAIAGNDDVKDAIVRAGGAESIVATMTRHLANPQVCEQSCAALCVLALRKPENSRVIMEGGGALAALEAMKAHPQEAGVQKQACMLIRNLVARSQAFSQPILDLGAEALISKARAAHRDCEDVAKAALRDLGCHVELCELWTGQKDNLAL